Part of the Labilibaculum antarcticum genome, GTCGGCTGATTTGTCGCCCAACACAAGGCTAAGGTAATTATAGCTCACCCCATCAGGGTCATTGTCAAAAACACCTTTCATGAGTACTAAAAAAGAATACTTCGAGTCGAAGTGACGCTGATTAAACTCTTCTTGACTAATAAATTCATAATCGGTAGATTTCCAGTGCTTTTTAACTGCTTCTTTAATAAGTATATTATATTCAATAGTACCATCTTCAAGCACCACACAAAGGGTAGAGTTTTTAAACATTCCGATTTGCTGTTTTGATGCCAATTTAGGATTTGCCGATGCTCCTAAGCTAAAGAATCCTATGGTAATGATACAAAGAAGTAATTTTAGATTACCTGCTATAGATTGGTATATGGTATTAACAAAAGATTTTTTCATGATAATATTTTTTTAAATGGCAAGTGATTTTTCACCTGATTAAAGGTACTTAGGCTTGTAAAAAAGCTTATTACACAACTTTAACAATAAGTTACATCATTCACACATTTTTAGATGTGATATTTATTAATCATGATGTTGTTATGGATAACTTTTATGACCGAGTAGCCTCAAATTTAATTATATGCAGATCTCTTTTTTAATCGCATAAAAAAAGAGCCGCCTTTTTGGGGCAACTCGTTTACGTATTCTGCAAATGCTTACTGTTTTACAATAGTATTACCTTCCAAAGTAACTCCGCCAGTTCTTGTTAATGCCCGACCATCAAGTGTTGCTCCTGTATTGAAGGTTATTGATTCAGTTGCTAAAACAGTTCCTTTCATAACAGATGTAGTCCCAAAAGTTGCAGAACTACCCACATTCCAAAAAATATTGGATGCTAATGCACCTCCGCTAAGAATAACCTTACGGCCTGATGTTGTGGTAAATGCTGATGCTATCTGTACTATAAATACGGCACCTGCATCTCCCCGTGCATCAAAAGTAAGATCGCCTGATGAAATATCTAGGGATGAAGTAGAAAAATAGAGTCCGGGAGTAAGTGTAAGTCCACCAATATTTCCTGACAATGTTACTACGTCAGCACATGTTCTTGCTGCAATATCATTATATGTATCAACGATATCAAGTTTAGCCTGATTAGCTATTGCATCATTAATATGCTGTGTTCCGTTCAAAATTCCTGGAGGAAATCCTCCTATTGAAGTACCAGGACTTAATCCAATATCACCAGTAATCACTGTTGCTCCCGTGTTGGTAACTTCTGAACCTGCAAGAATCGCAAAGTTAGATGCAGCATCAAGTGAAATTGTTGTTTGAACTGTTGTTTGAACAGGAATAGTTATTAGGTTGCCTAAATCATCATCATCATTGTTGCAACCGGCTATTAAAATAACTAATGCTATCGCAAAAATTGGTAGTATATTTTTTATTTTCATATTGG contains:
- a CDS encoding ice-binding family protein — protein: MKIKNILPIFAIALVILIAGCNNDDDDLGNLITIPVQTTVQTTISLDAASNFAILAGSEVTNTGATVITGDIGLSPGTSIGGFPPGILNGTQHINDAIANQAKLDIVDTYNDIAARTCADVVTLSGNIGGLTLTPGLYFSTSSLDISSGDLTFDARGDAGAVFIVQIASAFTTTSGRKVILSGGALASNIFWNVGSSATFGTTSVMKGTVLATESITFNTGATLDGRALTRTGGVTLEGNTIVKQ